The Arachis ipaensis cultivar K30076 chromosome B07, Araip1.1, whole genome shotgun sequence genome includes a window with the following:
- the LOC107606941 gene encoding angiomotin-like, whose product MEWQAKWAGDLKFEVHHKNRMIMERFVADLMAGRCSCRFWGLCGMPCPHACYAIFEKGDNPEDYCSNYYSKAAYLATYGQSISPINGENMWPKIQCDTIIPPIFRVKPGRPRMVRIRNPMKTEHKKKYRRTGTSVTYSNCGQYGHNRRLCPNPIVTAPEGTQGSDAAIGTGGVDSAANEPAAAVEANGSAAAATARSRMVKGRGRGRAAVGMARRRGRGRAAPMTAPASRPLNTLAPTSQPPHTPAPPSQPPHTPVPPSQPTNTPAPPSLPTTLPTPASLSTTLPTPASLPTAPASQPLPKTKIFGVRRSGRLKIGVRKATNQPPEHVDLTLD is encoded by the exons ATGGAGTGGCAAGCTAAATGGGCAGGAGACCTGAAATTTGAAGTCCACCATAAGAATAGGATGATCATGGAAAGGTTTGTGGCCGATTTGATGGCTGGAAGGTGTAGTTGTAGGTTCTGGGGTTTGTGTGGTATGCCGTGTCCCCATGCTTGCTATGCTATCTTTGAGAAGGGTGACAACCCGGAAGATTATTGTAGTAACTATTACAGCAAGGCAGCATACCTTGCTACATATGGGCAGTCAATATCACCAATCAATGGAGAAAATATGTGGCCAAAGATACAATGCGATACCATCATCCCTCCAATTTTCAGAGTTAAACCAGGAAGGCCAAGGATGGTTAGGATAAGGAACCCGATGAAAAcagaacacaaaaaaaaatatagaagaacTGGAACTTCTGTTACCTACAGTAATTGTGGCCAATACGGACACAATAGGAGACTCTGTCCAAACCCTATAGTGACAG CTCCTGAAGGCACACAAGGATCTGATGCTGCAATTGGAACTGGAGGAGTTGACTCTGCTGCTAATGAACCTGCTGCTGCTGTTGAAGCAAATGGATCTGCAGCTGCTGCAACTGCTAGATCCAGGATGGTTAAAGGGAGAGGCAGAGGAAGAGCAGCAGTAGGAATGGCCAGAAGAAGGGGTAGAGGGAGGGCTGCACCCATGACTGCACCAGCATCAAGGCCTTTAAACACCCTTGCACCCACATCCCAGCCACCACACACCCCTGCACCCCCATCCCAGCCACCACACACCCCTGTCCCACCCTCACAGCCTACAAATACCCCTGCACCACCATCACTGCCTACCACCTTACCCACACCAGCATCACTGTCCACCACTTTGCCTACACCTGCATCACTGCCCACTGCACCAGCATCTCAACCTTTGCCCAAGACCAAAATCTTTGGTGTGAGAAGAAGTGGAAGACTCAAGATTGGAGTTAGGAAGGCAACAAATCAGCCACCTGAACATGTTGACCTTACACTTGATTGA
- the LOC107608476 gene encoding uncharacterized protein LOC107608476 — translation MGDLDFSIEIHHGGKFFDSGQRLEYLGGMVVEDLYFEVDEWSLQEIVSQLKQLGYKGFARVWYKEPGMDLKSGLRELKSDGDAMRMARSLVSNSSKHCEVYVVDGARESKGIKITSTDADYVPEEGEDSADDDGLPEKSFLVGCRPIIGMDRCHLKGDHGQQLLVAVGRDPNDNYFSIAVAAVEADTKDSWGWFLEMLLNDIGESKKWVFMSDQQKGLMQIFQEALPTMEHRLCLRHLYANCKKAYGGGTVLRDLILSIAKATYVEEWERRMNQLKEVNRDCYDKLFALDPKLWTKSHFIFLAKSDMLMNNISKAFNGRILETRDKPILTMFE, via the exons ATGGGTGATTTAGATTTCAGTATCGAAATCCATCATGGTGGCAAATTTTTTGACAGTGGACAACGATTAGAGTATTTAGGAGGAATGGTTGTGGAGGATTTATATTTTGAGGTTGATGAATGGTCATTGCAAGAGATTGTCAGTCAGCTAAAGCAACTAGGGTATAAGGGTTTCGCTAGGGTCTGGTACAAGGAACCTGGGATGGATTTGAAGTCAGGTCTTAGAGAGTTGAAGTCCGATGGGGATGCGATGAGAATGGCTAGGTCACTGGTGTCAAATTCCAGCAAACATTGCGAGGTATATGTTGTCGATGGAGCCAGAGAAAGTAAGGGGATTAAGATCACTTCAACTGATGCTGATTATGTGCCAGAGGAAGGTGAAGACAGTGCTGATGATGATGGGTTGCCAGAGAAAAGCTTCTTGGTGGGTTGTAGACCTATTATTGGCATGGATAGATGTCACTTGAAGGGCGACCATGGACAGCAGCTGCTAGTTGCTGTTGGCAGAGATCCAAATGATAATTACTTTTCGATAGCCGTAGCTGCAGTAGAGGCAGATACTAAGGATAGTTGGGGGTGGTTCTTGGAGATGCTGTTAAATGACATTGGAGAATCAAAAAAGTGGGTTTTTATGAGTGACCAACAAAAG GGGCTGATGCAAATCTTTCAAGAGGCATTGCCAACAATGGAGCATAGGCTTTGTTTGAGGCATTTATATGCTAACTGTAAAAAAGCATATGGGGGTGGTACTGTACTAAGGGACCTAATTCTGTCTATTGCCAAAGCTACCTATGTGGAAGAATGGGAAAGAAGGATGAATCAACTAAAGGAGGTCAACAGAGACTGTTATGACAAGTTGTTTGCTTTGGATCCAAAATTGTGGACAAAGAGTCACTTTATATTTCTGGCCAAGAGTGACATGCTGATGAACAACATCTCGAAGGCATTCAATGGAAGAATCCTAGAGACAAGAGACAAGCCAATTCTGACTATGTTTGAATGA